The Henckelia pumila isolate YLH828 chromosome 2, ASM3356847v2, whole genome shotgun sequence genome includes a window with the following:
- the LOC140884613 gene encoding acid phosphatase 1-like → MAAAAWVFVMVLAIIVITCSNASIHDLRPRPGFGGHLVDCLSWRLAVETNNLRNWTLVPQSCENYVGNYMLGKQYSRDCKAVANAALEYAGSLNLTGDAKDIWVFDIDETTLSNLPYYARADVQFGALPYNNTKFNEWVAEGTAPAIPSIRYLYKKLLSLGIKNVFLSGTNARFKEVRVANLHKAGYHSWEKLILKGEEDKGLSAVAYKSKRRTELVKQGYKIVGNIGDQWSDLLGDNAGSRTFKVPDPMYYIG, encoded by the exons atggcTGCAGCAGCTTGGGTGTTTGTGATGGTACTCGCCATTATTGTTATAACCTGCAGCAATGCATCCATTCACGACCTACGCCCACGGCCTGGATTCGGCGGCCATCTTGTGGACTGCCTTAGCTGGAGGCTGGCGGTGGAGACCAACAACCTCCGCAACTGGACGCTGGTGCCGCAGTCGTGCGAGAACTACGTGGGTAATTACATGCTGGGCAAACAGTACAGCCGCGACTGCAAGGCGGTGGCCAACGCCGCCTTGGAGTATGCTGGCAGCCTCAATCTCACCGGCGACGCCAAGGATATTTGGGTTTTCGATATCGACGAGACTACCCTCTCTAATTTGCCTTACTACGCTCGCGCTGATGTTCAGTTTGG GGCATTACCGTACAATAACACAAAATTTAACGAATGGGTGGCGGAAGGGACCGCACCGGCGATACCATCGATACGGTATTTGTACAAGAAATTGTTGTCTCTAGGGATCAAGAATGTGTTCTTATCTGGCACAAATGCGAGATTCAAAGAAGTAAGGGTCGCGAATCTCCACAAAGCTGGTTACCATAGCTGGGAAAAGCTGATTCTCAA GGGAGAGGAAGATAAGGGATTGTCGGCAGTGGCCTACAAATCGAAGAGGCGGACGGAGCTGGTGAAACAAGGTTACAAGATCGTAGGCAATATCGGAGATCAATGGAGTGATTTGCTTGGAGACAATGCAGGAAGCCGCACATTCAAAGTGCCGGACCCGATGTACTATATTGgttga